The genomic interval TTGCTTATTGGCGGAATTATTTTGATTTTCATTGACCGCCTTGTAAAAGATACGGTTAGCGAAAGAGAATTATCTTATTTTGACGCATTAAAAATCGGGTTATTCCAGTGTATTGCGATGATTCCGGGTGTTTCCAGATCGGCTTCTTCGATCATTGGTGGAATGCTTCAGGGACTTTCCCGTAAGCAGGCAGCTGAATTTTCTTTCTTTCTTGCAGTTCCGACAATGGCAGCAGCTGGTGGATATAAATTGCTTAAAACTTACGATACGATCCAGGCTGCGGACATTAAAATGCTGTTGTTCGGAAATCTGATCGCTTTTATTGTTGCGATGTTAGCAATCAAATTCTTTATCAGTTTTTTAACAAAATACGGGTTTAAAGTTTTTGGTTATTACCGCATTATCCTTGGTCTGGTACTTTTAGG from Dyadobacter sp. NIV53 carries:
- a CDS encoding undecaprenyl-diphosphate phosphatase gives rise to the protein MSIWQAIILAIVEGITEFLPVSSTGHMIIASSFMGISHLEFTKMFTVNIQFGAILSVVVLYWKRFFQSVDFYIKLIIAVIPALVLGFLLNDFIDSLLENVIVVAITLLIGGIILIFIDRLVKDTVSERELSYFDALKIGLFQCIAMIPGVSRSASSIIGGMLQGLSRKQAAEFSFFLAVPTMAAAGGYKLLKTYDTIQAADIKMLLFGNLIAFIVAMLAIKFFISFLTKYGFKVFGYYRIILGLVLLGLLASGYKLDIV